The nucleotide sequence GGCGCGAACTCGGCGACGATCGCGGGGAGGTCGTCCACGCCCTCCAGGTACTCCACCACCACGCCCTCGATACGGAGGTCGTCGCCCCAGACCCGCTCGACGAGTTCGGCGTCGTGGCGGCCCTCGACGTAGATGCGGCCGGCGCGGGCCACGCGGGCGCGGGCGCCGGGGACGGCGACCGAGCCGGAGGCCGTGCGGGAGGGGCGGCCGGGGGCCGCCGACGAGGGGCGTACCAGGGTCACCACCCGGCCCTCCAGCAGGAAGCCCCGGGGTTCCAGCGGGAACACGCGGTGTTTGCCGAAGCGGTCCTCCAGCGTCACCGTGCCCGCCTCGCAGCGGACGACCGCGCCGCAGAAGCCGGTGTCGGACTCCTCGACGACCAGACCGGGGTCGGCCGGGACCTCGGGAGCCGGCTTGGGCTTCTTCCAGGGAGGGGTCAGGTCGGGTGAGTACTGGCGCATTCGGATGACGATAGGAGAAGCCGCGCCCGGATGTCCCGGTGCTCAGCCCGACACGCCGAAGCGCCGTGCCAGCGCGTCCCGTTGGGCCCGTACGAACGCCGCGTCCACCACCGCCCCGTGGCCGGGCACGTACAGCGCGTCCTCGCCGCCCAGATCCAGGAGCCGGTCCAGGGCGGCCGGCCAGCGGGAGGGGATCGCGTCGGGGCCCGCCTGGGGTTCGCCGGACTCCTCGACCAGGTCCCCGCAGAACACGACCCCCGGAGACCCCGCCGAGCCCTCGGTGGCCGGCCGGCCCGGGACCAGGACCGCCAGGTCGTGGCCCGTGTGCCCCGGGCCCACGTTCGCCAGGAGCACCCGGACGTCACCGCCCAGGTCGAGCGTCCACTCGCCGGAGACATGGTGGCGTGGGTGTACGAGGAGGTCGGCGGCCTCGGCGGCGTCCCCCGGCGGGAGACCGTGGCGGACGGCGTCGGCGCGGAGGGTTTCACAGTCACGGGTCAGGACGCCGTCGACGCCCACCGCGCCGAAGACCTCCACCCCGGCGAACGCGGCCGCCCCGAAGGCATGGTCGAAGTGGGGGTGGGTGAGGGCGAGATGTGTCACATGGGCGCCACCGAGCAGGCGGCACGCCTCGGTGCGCAACCGCGCGCCCTCCCGCAGGCTCGAACCCGCGTCGATCATGAGGGCCGAACCGCCCCCGACCACCAGCCCGACCGTACAGTCCCAGCCGGGGAGGCGGCACCGTCCGACCCGGGGCGTCAATCCCTGCCATCCGCACTCTTCCCAAGTCACCGTCATGCGCCGACGCTAGCTGTAGCTCCCCGCGCGCCGGGTGAGGGAGGGTGTCGGAGGAGGCAGACGGGCGGGGTTCGGGTCGGCCGCGGGCGGGTCGAACGGTGCCGTGGCCACCGAGGGGCCGGCGGCCGGCGGCCCGGGTGGCGCCGACATCGTACGTACCAGTCGGTAGGAAGTGACCCGACATCGCCGGACAGGTCGGTACACGTCGGCATGCCATGGCTGGACCGGCCTTGCCGGGGGCGTACCCCACCGCCGTACACTGGGCGGGGAGTGTTGGCACTCGCCCGGGGTGAGTGCCAAGGGAGAGTCACAGGAGAGCGACTGGAGGTGTGCGCGGTGCTCAGTGAACGCAGACTCCAGGTGCTGCGCGCCATCGTCCAGGACTACGTGGGCACCGAGGAGCCGGTGGGTTCCAAGGCGCTCACGGAGCGGCACAACCTGGGTGTCTCCCCGGCGACCGTCCGCAACGACATGGCGGCGCTGGAGGACGAGGGCTTCATCGCCCAGCCCCACACCAGCGCGGGCCGCATCCCCACCGACAAGGGGTACCGGCTCTTCGTCGACAAGCTGGCCGGCGTCAAACCGATGACCCCGCCCGAGCGGCGCGCCATCCAGAACTTCCTGGACGGCGCCGTCGATCTCGACGACGTGGTGGCCAGGACCGTACGGCTGCTCGCGCAGCTCACCCGGCAGGTCGCCGTAGTGCAGTATCCGTCGCTCACGCGGTCGACGGTGCGGCACGTGGAGCTGTTGTCGCTGGCCCCCGCCCGGCTGATGCTCGTGCTGATCACGGACACGGGACGGGTGGAGCAGCGGCTGGTGGACTGCCCGGCGCCGTTCGGAGAAACGTCACTCGCGGATCTGCGCGCCCGGCTCAACAGCAAGATCGCGGGCCGCCGGTTCACCGACGTGCCGAGGCTGGTCGAGGACCTGCCCGAGGCGTTCGACGTCGAGGACCGGGGCACGGTCACCACGGTGCTCTCCACCCTGCTGGAGGCACTCGTCGAGGAGAGCGAGGAGCGGCTGATGATCGGCGGTACCGCCAATCTCACCCGCTTCGGACATGACTTCCCCCTCACCATCCGGCCCGTTCTGGAAGCCTTGGAGGAGCAGGTCGTCCTCCTCAAGTTGCTTGGCGAGGCCGGAGATTCGGGCATGACCGTACGCATCGGTCATGAGAACGCGTATGAGGGACTCAACTCCACGTCCGTCGTCTCCGTCGGTTACGGTTCGGGCGGCGAGGCAGTAGCGAAACTGGGCGTGGTCGGACCCACGCGCATGGACTATCCGGGAACGATGGGAGCGGTACGAGCGGTGGCACGGTACGTCGGACAGATCCTGGCGGAGTCCTGAGTGGCCACGGACTACTACGCCGTGCTCGGCGTGCGCCGCGACGCTTCCCAGGACGAGATCAAGAAGGCGTTCCGGAGGCTCGCGCGCGAGCTGCATCCGGACGTCAACCCCGATCCGAAGACCCAGGAGCGGTTCAAGGAGATCAACGCCGCTTACGAGGTGCTCTCGGACCCGCAGAAGAAGCAGGTCTACGACCTCGGCGGCGACCCGCTGTCCCAGGCAGGCGGCGGCGCGGGCGGCTTCGGCGCCGGTGGCTTCGGGAACTTCTCGGACATCATGGACGCCTTCTTCGGTACGGCGTCCCAGCGGGGTCCTCGGTCGCGTACGCGCCGGGGGCAGGACGCGATGATCCGGCTGGAGATCGACCTCGACGAGGCGGCCTTCGGTACGACGAAGGACATCCAGGTCGACACGGCCGTCGTGTGCACGACCTGCAGCGGCGAGGGCGCGGCTCCGGGTACGACCGCGCAGACCTGTGACATGTGCCGTGGTCGCGGTGAGGTCTCGCAGGTCACGCGGTCCTTCCTCGGTCAGGTCATGACCTCACGGCCCTGCCCGCAGTGTCAGGGCTTCGGCACGATCGTCCCGAACCCGTGCCCCGAGTGCGCGGGCGACGGGCGGGTGCGGTCGCGGCGGACGCTCACGGTCAAGATCCCGGCCGGTGTCGACAACGGCACCCGGATCCAGCTGGCCGGTGAGGGCGAGGTCGGGCCCGGTGGCGGTCCCGCCGGTGACCTCTACGTCGAGATCCACGAGCTGCCGCACTCGACGTTCCAGCGACGTGGCGACGATCTGCACTGCACGGTGACGATCCCGATGACGGCGGCGTCTCTCGGTACGAAGGTGCCGCTGGAGACGCTGGACGGTCTGGAGGAGGTCGACATCCGGCCCGGGACACAGTCCGGGCAGTCGATCCCCCTGCACGGGCGGGGTGTCACGCATCTGCGGGGCGGCGGCCGTGGCGATCTGATCGTCCATGTCGAGGTCCAGACGCCGTCGAAGCTTGATCCTGAGCAGGAGGGGCTGCTGCGGCAGCTCGCCGTGCTGCGCGGGGAGGAACGGCCCACGGGGCAGTTCCAGCCCGGGCAGCAGGGCCTGTTCTCGCGACTGAAGGACGCGTTCAACGGGCGCTGACCGCTGGTACGCCGGGTGCGGGTGATGCGTGGCTGGTCGCGCCCGCCCGGCGGTCCCGCACCTGTCACGGTCCCGCGCCCCTTACCGGGCCAGGGCCCTTACGGCCTCGCGCCCCTTACCGGGCCGGGGCCCGCGCTCTTCCCCGATTCGGCGAAGTCCGGTGGGCATGGCAACATGCCGTCATGTCCTCCGCACTGACCGATCTCGTCCCGCTGCCGATCGTGCAGGCCCCGATGGCGGGCGGTGTGTCCGTGCCGCAGCTGGCCGCCGCCGTGTCCGAGGCGGGCGGGCTGGGGTTCCTCGCCGCCGGGTACAAGACGGCCGACGGGATGTATCAGGAGATCAAGACGCTCAGGGCGCTCACCTCGCGCCCTTTCGGCGTGAACCTGTTCATGCCGCAGCCGGAGTACCCCGGTGCAAGCACCGGCTCCACCGGAGCGGCTGACGCCGCGCCCCCTGCTGCCGCCGCCGTCGAGGTGTACGCGGAGCAGCTGGCCGGTGAGGCCACCTGGTACGACTCCGAGCTGGGCGACCCCGACAGCGGGCGCGACGACGGCTACGAGGCCAAGCTCGCGGTGCTGCTCGACAACCCCGTGCCGGTGGTGTCGTTCCACTTCGGCTGTCCGACACCCGAGGTCATCGAGTCCTTCGCCCGCAAGGGCACCCTCACCCTGGTCACCGCGACCTCGGCGGAGGAGGCCCAGGCCGTGGAGCGGTCCGGGGCCCATGCCGTGATCGTGCAGGGCGTCGAGGCGGGCGGCCACCAGGGCACCCACCGGGACGACCCCGAGCGGGACTGCGCCGGCATCGGCCTGCTCTCCC is from Streptomyces sp. NBC_01314 and encodes:
- a CDS encoding DUF3097 domain-containing protein, encoding MRQYSPDLTPPWKKPKPAPEVPADPGLVVEESDTGFCGAVVRCEAGTVTLEDRFGKHRVFPLEPRGFLLEGRVVTLVRPSSAAPGRPSRTASGSVAVPGARARVARAGRIYVEGRHDAELVERVWGDDLRIEGVVVEYLEGVDDLPAIVAEFAPGPDARLGVLVDHLVPGSKESRIAEAVTSEHALVVGHPYIDIWEAVKPSSVGIEAWPRVPRGQDWKTGVCRALGWPSENTGAVWQAILARVGSYKDLEPELLGRVEELIDFVTDSGGA
- a CDS encoding MBL fold metallo-hydrolase, translating into MTVTWEECGWQGLTPRVGRCRLPGWDCTVGLVVGGGSALMIDAGSSLREGARLRTEACRLLGGAHVTHLALTHPHFDHAFGAAAFAGVEVFGAVGVDGVLTRDCETLRADAVRHGLPPGDAAEAADLLVHPRHHVSGEWTLDLGGDVRVLLANVGPGHTGHDLAVLVPGRPATEGSAGSPGVVFCGDLVEESGEPQAGPDAIPSRWPAALDRLLDLGGEDALYVPGHGAVVDAAFVRAQRDALARRFGVSG
- the hrcA gene encoding heat-inducible transcriptional repressor HrcA, translated to MLSERRLQVLRAIVQDYVGTEEPVGSKALTERHNLGVSPATVRNDMAALEDEGFIAQPHTSAGRIPTDKGYRLFVDKLAGVKPMTPPERRAIQNFLDGAVDLDDVVARTVRLLAQLTRQVAVVQYPSLTRSTVRHVELLSLAPARLMLVLITDTGRVEQRLVDCPAPFGETSLADLRARLNSKIAGRRFTDVPRLVEDLPEAFDVEDRGTVTTVLSTLLEALVEESEERLMIGGTANLTRFGHDFPLTIRPVLEALEEQVVLLKLLGEAGDSGMTVRIGHENAYEGLNSTSVVSVGYGSGGEAVAKLGVVGPTRMDYPGTMGAVRAVARYVGQILAES
- the dnaJ gene encoding molecular chaperone DnaJ; translated protein: MATDYYAVLGVRRDASQDEIKKAFRRLARELHPDVNPDPKTQERFKEINAAYEVLSDPQKKQVYDLGGDPLSQAGGGAGGFGAGGFGNFSDIMDAFFGTASQRGPRSRTRRGQDAMIRLEIDLDEAAFGTTKDIQVDTAVVCTTCSGEGAAPGTTAQTCDMCRGRGEVSQVTRSFLGQVMTSRPCPQCQGFGTIVPNPCPECAGDGRVRSRRTLTVKIPAGVDNGTRIQLAGEGEVGPGGGPAGDLYVEIHELPHSTFQRRGDDLHCTVTIPMTAASLGTKVPLETLDGLEEVDIRPGTQSGQSIPLHGRGVTHLRGGGRGDLIVHVEVQTPSKLDPEQEGLLRQLAVLRGEERPTGQFQPGQQGLFSRLKDAFNGR
- a CDS encoding nitronate monooxygenase; amino-acid sequence: MSSALTDLVPLPIVQAPMAGGVSVPQLAAAVSEAGGLGFLAAGYKTADGMYQEIKTLRALTSRPFGVNLFMPQPEYPGASTGSTGAADAAPPAAAAVEVYAEQLAGEATWYDSELGDPDSGRDDGYEAKLAVLLDNPVPVVSFHFGCPTPEVIESFARKGTLTLVTATSAEEAQAVERSGAHAVIVQGVEAGGHQGTHRDDPERDCAGIGLLSLVTQVREAVALPVVAAGGIMRGSQIAALLTAGANATQLGTAFLATTESGAHAVHKQALTDPLFVRTELTRAFSGRPARGLLNRFMREHGPYAPVAYPEVHHLTSPLRKAAAKAGDAQGMALWAGQGHRMARRLPAGELVEVLAAEIAAAQAEQASARIGSRGGGQTGSEGR